One Myripristis murdjan chromosome 18, fMyrMur1.1, whole genome shotgun sequence DNA window includes the following coding sequences:
- the dnajc3b gene encoding dnaJ homolog subfamily C member 3b, with the protein MEEPSRRKGVSGVLFCLSLLCVILDVQLDGVLGATHVETEHHLEMGRKLLAAGQLAEALSHYHSAVEGDSKNYLTYYKRAAVFLAMGKSKSALPDLTRAIQLKPDFLAARLQRGNILLKQGNTQEAREDFEAVLQRSPDQEEAQDQLMKANELEELQEEAHAAHHRGDYSTTITVLDRVIEISPWDPESRELRAECYIRLGDPQKAIQDLTPTTRLRNDNRAAFLKLSMLHYSLGEHHESLNHIRECLKLDQDDKECFSHYKQVKKLSKQLDAAEELIQEERYQEAIEKYESAMKTEPNVPFYTNLAKERICHCLVKIKRAHDAIDVCSEAHQRDPRNVNVLRDRAEAFILNQDYEKAVEDYQEAREFDSDSNEIREGLERAQKLLKISRKRDYYKILGVNRSASKQEIIKAYRKLAQQWHPDNFQSEAEKKEAEKKFIDIASAKEVLTDPEMRQKFDAGEDPLDPENQQGGGGQGGHGWPFHFNPFESGGNFHFKFHYN; encoded by the exons ATGGAGGAACCGAGTCGGCGGAAAGGAGTCAGCGGTGTCCTGTTCTGCCTGTCGCTGCTGTGTGTCATCCTGGACGTCCAGCTGGATG GTGTCTTAGGGGCGACCCATGTGGAGACGGAGCACCACTTGGAGATGGGCCGCAAACTTTTGGCAGCTGGTCAGCTGGCCGAAGCCCTGTCCCACTACCACTCTGCTGTGG AGGGGGACTCCAAAAATTATCTGACCTATTACAAGAGGGCCGCTGTGTTCCTGGCCATGGGGAAGTCCAAGTCCGCGCTGCCCGACCTGACCAGAGCCATCCAGCTCAAGCCCGACTTCCTCGCT GCCAGGTTGCAGAGAGGGAATATCCTCTTAAAGCAGGGCAACACTCAAGAGGCGAGGGAGGACTTTGAAGCCGTG CTGCAGCGCTCCCCGGACCAGGAGGAGGCGCAGGACCAGCTGATGAAGGCGAacgagctggaggagctgcaggaggaggctCACGCCGCGCACCACCGGGGGGACTACAGCACCACCATCACCGTGCTGGACCGAGTCATTGAG ATCTCGCCCTGGGACCCTGAGTCGCGGGAGCTCCGTGCCGAATGTTACATCCGGCTGGGAGACCCGCAGAAGGCCATCCAGGACCTCACGCCGACCACAAGGCTACGCAACGACAACCGCGCTGCCTTCCTGAAGCTCAGCATGCTGCACTACAGCCTCGGCGAACACCACGAATCACTCAA TCACATCCGAGAGTGTCTGAAGCTCGACCAGGATGACAAGGAGTGTTTCAGCCACTACAAGCAGGTGAAGAAGCTCAGCAAGCAACTGGACGCTGCGGAGGAGCTCATTCAGGAGGAGAG GTATCAGGAGGCCATAGAGAAGTACGAATCGGCCATGAAGACGGAGCCTAATGTCCCGTTCTACACCAACCTGGCCAAGGAGAGGATCTGCCACTGCCTCGTCAAG ATCAAGAGGGCTCACGATGCGATCGACGTGTGTTCAGAGGCTCACCAGAGAGACCCCCGCAACGTCAACGTCCTCCGAGACCGAGCCGAGGCTTTCATCCTCAATCAGGACTACGAGAAAG CGGTGGAGGACTACCAAGAAGCGAGAGAGTTTGACAGCGACAGCAATGAGATTAGAGAAGGGCTGGAACGGGCACAGAAGCTGCTTAAAATCTCTCGCAAGAGGGACTACTATAAGATCCTCGGTGTCAACAG GAGCGCCAGTAAACAGGAGATCATCAAGGCGTACAGGAAGCTGGCGCAGCAGTGGCACCCCGACAATTTCCAGTCCGAGGCTGAGAAGAAGGAGGCGGAAAAGAAGTTTATCGACATCGCCTCAGCCAAAGAGGTCCTCACCGACCCAG AAATGAGGCAGAAGTTTGACGCGGGTGAGGATCCTCTGGACCCGGAGAACCAGCAGGGTGGAGGCGGACAGGGCGGCCACGGCTGGCCGTTTCACTTCAACCCCTTTGAGTCAGGAGGGAACTTCCACTTCAAGTTCCACTACAACTAG